Proteins from a single region of Anthonomus grandis grandis chromosome 18, icAntGran1.3, whole genome shotgun sequence:
- the LOC126746693 gene encoding hydroxyacyl-coenzyme A dehydrogenase, mitochondrial-like yields the protein MATRALLIQSRRHFSNGAIQNVTMVGGGLMGSGIAQVAAQAGNNVTILEVGQEQLKNAQNIIGQSLGRVAKRLHKDDPNAANKFIEETTSRIQGVTDLARSVENSDLVVEAVVENMELKHKIFKELDEAAPQKTLFASNTSSLSIAEIGSVVQRKDRFGGLHFFNPVPVMRLLEVIRTPDTSEQTHQTLMRWGKSIGKTCVTCKDTPGFIVNRLLVPYLAEAARMLERGDATAEDIDTAMKLGAGHPMGPLELLDYTGLDTGVFIMEGWHRKYPDNPLFKPVELQKKLVAQGRLGRKSGRGFYDYRKL from the exons ATGGCAACCAGAGCGCTACTAATTCAGTCCCGCAGGCATTTTTCCAATGGGGCCATTCAAAATGTCACCATGGTGGGCGGCGGCCTGATGGGATCCGGAATCGCGCAG GTGGCGGCACAAGCCGGCAACAACGTGACCATCCTGGAAGTGGGCCAGGAACAGTTGAAAAACGCCCAAAACATTATCGGGCAGAGCCTGGGCAGGGTTGCCAAGCGGTTGCACAAAGACGATCCGAACGCCGCCAATAAGTTTATCGAGGAAACAACGTCCAGGATCCAG GGCGTTACTGACCTGGCACGGTCTGTAGAAAACTCCGATCTGGTGGTAGAGGCTGTCGTAGAGAACATGGAGCTGAAACACAAGATTTTCAAAGAGCTGGACGAAGCGGCCCCTCAGAAGACCTTGTTCGCCTCCAACACCAGCTCCCTCTCTATCGCCGAGATTGGCTCGGTGGTGCAAAGAAAGGACAG ATTCGGGGGCCTTCACTTCTTCAACCCCGTGCCCGTGATGCGACTCCTGGAGGTCATCCGGACACCCGACACCTCCGAACAAACCCACCAAACGCTTATGCGGTGGGGCAAATCGATCGGGAAAACGTGCGTCACCTGCAAGGACACCCCCGGGTTCATTGTCAATAGACTGTTGGTGCCGTACTTGGCCGAGGCCGCCCGCATGCTCGAAAGAG GTGACGCTACCGCGGAAGATATCGACACGGCGATGAAACTTGGGGCGGGACACCCCATGGGACCCCTGGAGCTGCTGGACTACACCGGACTGGACACGGGAGTCTTTATTATGGAGGGTTGGCACCGGAAGTACCCCGACAACCCGCTGTTTAAGCCGGTCGAGTTGCAGAAGAAACTGGTGGCCCAAGGCAGGCTCGGCAGGAAGAGCGGCAGAGGGTTCTACGATTATCGTAAattgtaa
- the LOC126746697 gene encoding survival of motor neuron-related-splicing factor 30 yields MSDELQNYQLQLQQVEAALLTDPNNEELKKLKIDLEEVIDLTLDLKNKAEEAANLPDYTEEVRVIDEEDEITRSLLAVEEFVAKNKAKKIWRVGDVCMAKWSENGQYYEAKIDAIAADGTVNVTFEAFKNRGLAVLAELKEYTGVKKTQSSDQHKKTKINKEYLKKKKLKKQQRFKELEEEREQDKKKWLAFANKAIKTKKTGLQTKSIFASPESVNGRVGIGTCGISGKPMTEFSTAEKWRKKD; encoded by the coding sequence ATGAGTGACGAATTGCAGAACTACCAGTTGCAGCTGCAGCAAGTGGAGGCGGCCCTCCTCACCGATCCCAACAATGAGGAactgaaaaaactgaaaatagaCCTCGAGGAGGTGATCGACCTCACTTTAGACCTGAAAAATAAGGCGGAGGAGGCGGCCAATTTGCCCGATTACACCGAGGAGGTGCGAGTGATCGACGAGGAGGACGAAATCACCAGATCCTTACTGGCGGTCGAGGAGTTCGTCGCGAAAAATAAAGCGAAGAAAATATGGCGGGTCGGGGACGTTTGTATGGCGAAATGGAGCGAGAACGGACAATATTACGAGGCGAAAATAGACGCGATCGCGGCCGACGGTACCGTAAACGTGACCTTTGAGGCGTTTAAAAACAGGGGCCTCGCGGTCTTGGCGGAACTGAAAGAGTATACGGGGGTCAAGAAGACCCAGAGCAGCGATCAgcataaaaaaacgaaaataaacaaggaatatttaaagaagaaaaagttgAAGAAGCAACAGAGATTTAAGGAACTCGAGGAGGAGCGAGAGCAAGACAAAAAGAAATGGCTGGCGTTTGCCAATAAGGCCATAAAAACGAAGAAAACCGGGCTGCAGACTAAAAGTATTTTCGCCTCGCCTGAATCGGTCAATGGGAGGGTGGGGATCGGCACTTGTGGCATCAGCGGGAAACCCATGACCGAATTTTCTACAGCGGAAAAGTGGAGGAAAAAAGATTGA
- the LOC126746692 gene encoding uncharacterized protein LOC126746692 isoform X2, whose translation MEAQENKDEEDPKPLTPLDSALNELGMLATGANSRKEYVSNVSIGFRVRPSTPHVRYKPYQMPQRHRTKSENNDATENASTVAQKIVEDCLTDSIVQISQLKKAKSLECIIAEGGSECKEPVEGFFKGHSDLEQVSDAVQKLKVDE comes from the exons ATGGAGGCTCAAGAAAACAAAGATGAG GAAGACCCAAAACCCTTAACACCATTAGACTCGGCCTTAAACGAGCTGGGCATGCTAGCAACCGGAGCAAACTCCCGTAAAGA GTACGTAAGCAATGTGTCTATAGGGTTCAGGGTGAGACCTAGCACGCCCCACGTCAGGTATAAACCGTATCAGATGCCTCAAAGGCATAG AACAAAATCAGAAAATAACGATGCAACCGAAAACGCTTCGACTGTAGCCCAAAAAATCGTTGAAGACTGCTTAACGGATTCGATAGTACAGATTTCCCAGTTAAAAAAGGCGAAATCTTTGGAGTGCATTATAGCCGAGGGCGGTAGTGAGTGTAAGGAGCCGGTCGAAGGGTTTTTTAAGGGCCACAGTGATTTGGAACAAGTGTCCGATGCTGTACAGAAGCTCAAAGTGGACGAATAA
- the LOC126746690 gene encoding uncharacterized protein LOC126746690, with product MEVNVFFFNLRCDYCKCDVKVSAGKTQLVKHSETEKHVKALQRASMGKQSQVKISQMFAESSKKISIEEKAKEGIIRTAGFLAEHNLPMNLMEHFIEYLNAIGTDSDIVKQMKCKRTKMSRVLQKVTGLSQESWLLGLMRDNKFSIIIDESTDNSCTKHLCLVVRMCINFDIEDNFLAVISVVETTGAALYKILINFLTENGVPYKSNFIGFASDGASNMVGVNNSVVSRLRENIPGIFIMKCICHSFHFCALYACHKLPEEVEQFAREVYNYFSNSPKRVEEYKEFQEFANVSISKILHPSQTRWLSLECVVKRLLNQYEALRLYFVDQASLKISQANIILEKLNTPENKLYLSFLSHVLPIFNSLNKLMQSESPKIHVIYKEVARTVKTILDYYIKDEYLNANIENIDFKDPRLF from the exons atggaggtaaacgtttttttttttaatttaaggtgcGATTACTGTAAATGTGATGTTAAGGTATCTGCAGGGAAAACCCAACTAGTAAAACATTCTGAGACTGAAAAGCATGTTAAAGCTTTGCAGAGAGCATCAATGGGCAAGCAAAGTCAagtaaaaataagtcaaatgtttgcagaaagttctaaaaaaataagcattgaAGAAAAAGCGAAAGAAGGAATTATAAGAACTGCGGGGTTTCTAGCCGAACATAATCTCCCTATGAATTTGATGGAGCATTTCATCGAGTATCTCAATGCTATAGGCACTGATTCAGATATTGTCAAACAAATGAAATGTAAACGAACAAAGATGTCAAGAGTTTTACAAAAAGTTACAGGCTTGTCTCAAGAATCTTGGCTACTTGGCCTAATGAGGGATAATAAATTTAGCATTATCATAGATGAGTCTACTGATAACTCGTGCACCAAACATTTATGTTTAGTTGTAAGAATGTGCATTAATTTTGACATTGAAGACAACTTTTTGGCGGTAATCTCAGTAGTAGAGACCACAGGGGCTgcactttataaaattttaatcaacttcCTTACCGAAAATGGTGTTCCATATAAGTCAAACTTTATTGGCTTTGCTTCAGATGGAGCGAGCAACATGGTTGGCGTTAATAATTCTGTGGTCAGTCGATTGCGAGAAAATATTCCAGGTATATTCATAATGAAATGCATATGCCATAGCTTTCATTTCTGTGCATTATATGCATGCCACAAGTTGCCTGAGGAAGTGGAACAATTTGCGAGAGAA gtatataactatttttcaaatagtCCGAAGAGAGTGGAAGAATATAAGGAATTCCAGGAATTTGCAAATGTCTCAATATCGAAGATTTTACATCCTAGCCAGACACGTTGGTTATCTCTGGAATGCGTGGTTAAAAGGCTTCTTAATCAATATGAAGCTTTGAGGTTGTATTTCGTAGATCAGGCGTCTCTTAAAATCAGTcaagcaaatattattttagaaaaactaaacacgcccgaaaataaattatacttatcATTTTTATCGCATGtattacctatttttaatagcttaaacaaattaatgcaaAGCGAATCGCCCAAAATTCACGTTATTTATAAAGAGGTTGCTAGAacagttaaaacaattttagattattatattaagGACGAATATCTAAATGCCAACAttgaaaatatagattttaaagaccctagacttttttaa
- the LOC126746692 gene encoding uncharacterized protein LOC126746692 isoform X1 translates to MEAQENKDEEDPKPLTPLDSALNELGMLATGANSRKEYFSEIRTRNYLNMLTINSRYVSNVSIGFRVRPSTPHVRYKPYQMPQRHRTKSENNDATENASTVAQKIVEDCLTDSIVQISQLKKAKSLECIIAEGGSECKEPVEGFFKGHSDLEQVSDAVQKLKVDE, encoded by the exons ATGGAGGCTCAAGAAAACAAAGATGAG GAAGACCCAAAACCCTTAACACCATTAGACTCGGCCTTAAACGAGCTGGGCATGCTAGCAACCGGAGCAAACTCCCGTAAAGAGTATTTTAGCGAAATCCGAACCCGAAACTATTTGAATATGCTTACGATTAATTCTAGGTACGTAAGCAATGTGTCTATAGGGTTCAGGGTGAGACCTAGCACGCCCCACGTCAGGTATAAACCGTATCAGATGCCTCAAAGGCATAG AACAAAATCAGAAAATAACGATGCAACCGAAAACGCTTCGACTGTAGCCCAAAAAATCGTTGAAGACTGCTTAACGGATTCGATAGTACAGATTTCCCAGTTAAAAAAGGCGAAATCTTTGGAGTGCATTATAGCCGAGGGCGGTAGTGAGTGTAAGGAGCCGGTCGAAGGGTTTTTTAAGGGCCACAGTGATTTGGAACAAGTGTCCGATGCTGTACAGAAGCTCAAAGTGGACGAATAA